A genomic window from Enoplosus armatus isolate fEnoArm2 chromosome 20, fEnoArm2.hap1, whole genome shotgun sequence includes:
- the LOC139303454 gene encoding neurexophilin-1-like — protein MEMIARQCFVWILLKGTFCLLVLGQHHGNFTFSKRASPDLNRDQGPSSQKNWAPQTRSLIQNAKLPISPFIPLSKQGLLEILGGNHQSYSNPSLKMKLRPIMKVHGASKFSRTFSWGDFYSNIKTVKLNLLIMGKIVDHGNGSLGVYFRHNSTGVGNVSISLVPPMKEVEFDLERQSVVNPKDSKTFNCRVDYEKTERNKKVMLCNYDPSKTCAQEQTQSHITWMCSKPFQVICIYVSFYSTDYRLVQKVCPDYSYQSPRAYLPTG, from the exons ATGGAGATGATCGCCAGGCAGTGCTTCGTTTGGATACTTCTGAAAGGAACCTTTTGTTTG TTGGTTCTTGGGCAGCATCATGGCAACTTCACCTTCAGCAAAAGAGCATCACCTGATCTCAACAGAGACCAAGGCCCGTCTTCACAGAAGAACTGGGCGCCCCAAACCAGGAGTTTGATTCAAAACGCCAAACTACCCATCAGTCCTTTTATTCCTCTTTCAAAGCAGGGACTTCTGGAAATACTTGGAGGAAACCACCAGTCGTACTCCAACCCGTCCTTAAAGATGAAGCTTCGTCCCATCATGAAAGTCCATGGAGCGTCTAAATTCTCCAGGACGTTCAGTTGGGGGGACTTTTACTCAAACatcaaaactgtcaaactgaattTGCTGATAATGGGCAAGATCGTGGACCATGGGAACGGCTCTCTCGGAGTCTACTTCCGCCATAACTCCACAGGTGTGGGCAATGTGTCCATCAGTCTCGTCCCACCAATGAAAGAGGTGGAGTTTGATCTCGAGCGCCAAAGTGTGGTCAACCCCAAAGACTCCAAGACGTTCAACTGCAGGGTGGACTATGAGAAAACTGAACGCAACAAAAAGGTGATGCTGTGCAACTACGACCCGTCCAAGACGTGTGCTCAGGAGCAGACCCAGAGCCACATCACCTGGATGTGCTCCAAACCCTTCCAGGTCATCTGCATCTACGTGTCCTTCTACAGCACAGACTACAGACTGGTTCAAAAAGTCTGCCCAGACTACAGCTACCAGAGTCCAAGAGCCTACCTGCCCACAGGTTAA
- the LOC139303083 gene encoding speckle-type POZ protein, giving the protein MSRVPSPPPPAEMSSGPVAESWCYTQIKVVKFSYMWTINNFSFCREEMGEVIKSSTFSSGANDKLKWCLRVNPKGLDEESKDYLSLYLLLVSCPKAEVRAKFKFSILNAKGEETKAMESQRAYRFVQGKDWGFKKFIRRDFLLDEANGLLPDDKLTLFCEVSVVQDSVNISGQNTMNMVKVPDCRLADELGGLWENSRFTDCSLCVAGQEFQAHKAILAARSPVFSAMFEHEMEESKKNRVEINDVEPEVFKEMMCFIYTDKAPNLDKMADDLLAAADKYALERLKVMCEDALCTSLSVENAAEILILADLHSADQLKTQAVDFINYHAAEVMETAGWKSMVASHPHLVAEAYRSLASAQCPFLGPPRKRLKQS; this is encoded by the exons ATGTCAAGAGTCCCGAGTCCCCCTCCCCCTGCGGAAATGTCCAGCGGGCCTGTGGCCGAGAGCTGGTGTTACACACAG ATCAAAGTGGTGAAGTTCTCTTACATGTGGACCATCAACAACTTCAGCTTCTGTCGTGAGGAGATGGGCGAGGTCATCAAGAGCTCCACCTTCTCTTCAGGGGCCAATGACAAGCTGAAATG gtGTTTGCGAGTGAATCCCAAGGGCCTGGATGAGGAGAGCAAAGACTACTTGTCGCTCTACCTGCTGCTGGTCAGCTGTCCAAAGGCCGAGGTGCGCGCCAAGTTCAAGTTCTCCATCCTCAACGCCAAGGGAGAGGAGACCAAAGCCATGG AAAGCCAGAGGGCATATCGCTTTGTCCAGGGGAAAGACTGGGGCTTTAAAAAATTCATCCGGAGAGACTTCCTCCTAGATGAGGCCAACGGTCTTTTACCTGACGACAAGCTCACGCTCTTCTGTGAG GTGAGTGTGGTGCAGGACTCGGTCAACATATCGGGGCAGAACACCATGAACATGGTGAAGGTGCCTGACTGCCGGCTAGCAGATGAGCTGGGGGGCCTGTGGGAGAACTCCCGCTTCACAGACTGTTCCCTGTGTGTGGCCGGTCAGGAGTTTCAGGCCCACAAAGCCATCCTGGCAG CACGTTCTCCTGTATTCAGCGCCATGTTTGAACATGAGATGGAAGAGAGCAAAAAG AACCGCGTGGAGATCAACGATGTGGAGCCAGAGGTTTTCAAAGAGATGATGTGCTTCATCTACACAGACAAGGCTCCCAACCTGGACAAGATGGCTGATGACTTGCTGGCAGCAGCTGACAAG tATGCTCTGGAGAGACTGAAGGTCATGTGCGAGGACGCGCTGTGCACCAGCCTGTCTGTGGAAAATGCTGCCGAGATCCTCATCCTGGCTGACCTGCACAGTGCCGACCAGCTCAAAACACAGGCCGTCGACTTCATCAACTA ccACGCTGCAGAGGTGATGGAGACGGCAGGTTGGAAGTCCATGGTGGCGTCTCATCCACACCTGGTGGCAGAAGCTTACCGCTCCCTGGCTTCAGCCCAGTGCCCTTTCCTTGGACCCCCACGCAAGCGCCTCAAACAATCCTAA
- the cenpt gene encoding enolase-phosphatase E1, protein MDPTEDLSARVLLKHILSTETPRTPITRSSSKASSASATRRSNRLSKKDAGPQTPQDILRRSLKHKIHESITRKSLPATKRRTTSVVLRKMDTPATASMLFDDGDTPRHILMNILRTEPVRSPVVHEKAASEEPQPSSANSSITSKRPSIELSALDLPDITIGNAASTAKGLSRKRPRRSLNVTAFEKRLKEGDDVEEENEESSDLSSLSLSSSTSLSLKTPFVDVRTEKKGLQRRVSNRRKITEEEFGAAVNKRQMGGVSSFVLAERGLSETTHSEGFTLGLSKLSEPDVTTDIVHCNTALYAQPDAMTSSFSIVATQDKPTVMASQLQRQMTGMELEEQMEAEQSKLGKEKSMYAFPTEEEVVAEPQNEKEFSQSEEDSTAGGQSEDAAVMSKSEEEEAESEEEENRVDADSQTEEDAAVGSQSEEEEVAADSQNEEEEEGGVDSQPEDDVAARSRSEEEEVAADSQTEEEKKGAVDSQTEEEEGAVDSQSEQDAAARFEEEEGIAKYQSDQEDPAAVSQSEEEGGLADSQPEDEHDEEPEEEDGEQESERLERDLEHISRRAHRSEGGLIVHVTDEGKNKKEYKNLTVVIRWSDSKARAYSSLGTGSHESGPHHSGIPDLAESSTPGQTDASRTEAKPDADKENYSVLLEETHDIEDGGHLSDDSPEEAAAQDPPEQEEEWEDDEDGEENDEFPSKTPAFVRQKRRIFHPDPPASPSVLKNIQASSSSEGLPAPKPKQARKRRSGPVKKEAGLPKSYVMGVFKHFAKTKVSADVYPVLKETMDKFIERMAEDLETYAVHAKRKTIEVEDAELLLRRQGYVNDKVPVEVLIEKYLRMDQRKLLIPIATSGNVVIPKRRR, encoded by the exons ATGGATCCTACGGAGGACTTGTCTGCTCGGGTCCTGCTGAAACATATTCTCAGCACCGAGACACCCAGGACTCCCATCACCCGCAG TTCCTCTAAAGCATCGAGTGCCAGTGCGACCAGGCGCAGCAATAGACTGAGCAAGAAAGATGCTGGACCCCAAACCCCACAGGACATCCTGAGGCGCAGCctgaaacataaaatacatgag AGTATAACCAGGAAGTCCCTGCCCGCTACTAAAAGGAGGACTACCTCAGTCGTGCTCAGAAAGATGGACACGCCTGCGACAGCGTCAATGCTGTTTGATGATGGAGACACACCGAGGCACATACTCATGAACATCCTGCGGACAG AACCTGTGAGGTCCCCTGTGGTTCATGAGAAAGCTGCCTCAGAGGAGCCACAGCCGTCTTCAGCCAACTCCAGCATTACCAGCAAGCGTCCCAg TATTGAGCTGTCAGCGTTGGACTTGCCTGATATAACTATTGGCAACGCAGCAAGCACCGCAAAGGGGCTGAGCAGAAAGAGACCACGTCGGAGCCTTAATGTAACCGCTTTTGAAAAGCGTCTTAAAGAGGGAGATG ATGttgaagaggaaaatgaagaatCAAGTGACCTTTCATCACTTTCTTTGTCAAG ttccACTTCTCTGAGTTTAAAAACACCCTTTGTGGATGTTCGGACTGAGAAAAAGGGCCTGCAGAGAAGAGTTTCTAACCGTCGGAAAATCACAGAGGAAGAATTTGGCgctgctgtaaataaaaggCAGATGGGAg GAGTGAGCAGCTTTGTGCTGGCGGAGCGGGGTCTCAGTGAGACTACCCACTCTGAGGGCTTCACTTTGGGCCTAAGCAAACTCAGTGAACCTGATGTTACGACTGATATCGTCCACTGTAACACGGCTCTCTACGCCCAGCCTGATGCCATGACCTCCAGCTTCTCCATTGTTGCAACTCAAGACAAACCCACGGTGATGGCGTCTCAGCTTCAGCGACAGATGACAGggatggagctggaggagcagatggAAGCTGAGCAGAGCAAGCTGGGGAAAGAGAAATCAATGTATGCATTTCCAACTGAAGAAGAGGTTGTGGCCGAGCCTCAGAATGAAAAAGAGTTTTCTCAGTCGGAGGAGGAT AGTACAGCTGGTGGTCAATCTGAAGATGCTGCAGTCATGTCGAaatctgaggaagaggaag CCGagtctgaggaagaggagaacagAGTGGATGCTGATTCTCAAACTGAAGAGGATGCTGCAGTTGGGTCTCagtctgaggaagaggaggttgcAGCTGACTCtcaaaatgaagaagaagaagagggtggAGTTGATTCCCAGCCCGAAGATGATGTTGCAGCCAGGTCTCgttctgaggaagaggaggttgcTGCAGATTctcaaacagaagaagaaaaaaaaggtgcagtTGACTCtcaaactgaagaagaagaaggtgctGTTGACTCTCAGTCTGAGCAGGATGCTGCAGCCAGgtttgaagaagaggagggcaTTGCAAAATATCAAAGTGATCAAGAGGACCCTGCAGCTGTTTCTCAGTCTGAGGAAGAAGGTGGTTTGGCTGACTCTCAACCTGAAGATGAGCATGATGAGGAGCCGGAGGAGGAAGATGGTGAGCAGGAATCAGAACGGCTGGAACGTGACTTGGAACACATCAGTCGAAGGGCTCATCGCTCTGAGGGGGGACTCATTGTTCATGTTACAGATGAAGGTAAGAATAAGAAAGAATATAAGAATCTCACTGTGGTTATAA GATGGTCTGATAGCAAGGCCAGAGCTTACAGCAGCCTGGGAACGGGAAGCCATGAGAGCGGTCCGCATCATAGTGGGATCCCCGACTTGGCTGAGTCCTCAACCCCAGGACAGACGGATGCGTCTCGTACAGAGGCCAAGCCTGATGCTGATAAAGAGAACTACTCTGTTCTTCTGGAGGAGACGCATGATATTGAAGACGGTGGGCACCTGAGTGACGATTCCCCTGAAGAAGCTGCTGCTCAGGACCCTCCTgaacaggaggaagagtgggaggatgatgaagacggTGAAGAGAATGATG AGTTCCCTAGCAAGACTCCGGCATTCgtcagacagaaaaggagaattTTTCACCCTGATCCTCCGGCCTCACCTTCTGTTCTTAAGAATATTCAAGCCAG TAGTTCAAGTGAAGGTTTGCCTGCACCTAAACCTAAGCAGGCGAGAAAGAGGAGGTCAGGGCCGGTTAAAAAGGAAGCAGGCCTTCCCAAGAGCTACGTCATGGGCGTGTTCAAGCACTTTGCCAAGACAAAGGTCTCTGCAGATGTGTACCCTGTCCTGAAAGAAAC AATGGATAAATTCATTGAGCGGATGGCGGAGGACTTGGAGACGTACGCTGTTCATGCAAAGAGAAAAACCATAGAGGTCGAAGATGCTGAGCTTCTGCTGAGAAG GCAGGGTTATGTGAATGACAAGGTGCCGGTGGAAGTGCTTATTGAAAAATATCTGCGCATGGACCAGCGCAAGCTCCTGATCCCCATAGCAACCAGTGGAAATGTTGTTATCCCTAAAAGGCGGcgatga